Proteins encoded by one window of Modestobacter marinus:
- a CDS encoding alkaline phosphatase D family protein, whose product MNRRRVKEDWWADTDVDRAQIFVPAIVGVGVLVSGFTLLRDAVHGRQRRGRDRRTTLEARATAAFVATGAPPDAALLAGLRPRVHYLLLALSTGSLAVYGARGATKNYAQPAALFGGEVGWLYAVLLLAAAAAAVVAGVSALLTVTWPAPPRVVRPLLARTPLGQLPPPAGGERRRLAVLLLGWAAVLTGAAAAQFTFTTAGAPQLLGEFDDEVTAASGTAFRWELLGQVPVAVAVSAVLALLTVRCAPFALGQLAVVLGSLMATAWFTDVVQRAHPPDGPLAGLTDSLPSGPVLQTTLAAGFVPLAVWVRTRRRRPALTTLALTTTVLLVVTVGTVRARVSWPSDVVAGSLAGLALVLTTWWVLEHRRLHERCAGCPWAPAGRAEPLGLLPLDPPLLAGIRRASRLGVVAVLVVFVGLALVEGLPVSPEGEAMGPTTSRTVQLALLGLAALAWLVALRWEATGAALVAVAGLALAVFAAVAYQPWVSVLVAVAFLAPAVGLWLHWQHRRTLRSVTVLAVVTATLLAGTYTAGAAVHDRLYGPASPLSGQVALPVDRVSWVWTGGVTDRSARAVAQVEPGSAVRWLLTGPDGERHRSATVATADDGVARLSVDGLAPATHYSFAVEVDGTADRERGVGGFSTMPDGPASFTLAVGGCARTGSSSAVFDAIRAVDPLLYLQTGDLHYGNVTRSDVEVFGDRYADALTAPAQAALYRQVPVAYTWGDHDYGGNDSDATSPVRATARAAYGMYVPSHPLAEGRPGTINQAFDVGRVRVLLTDTRSERTADSMLGARQLAWLEEELVRASRERALVVWVNPDPWVAPDEPGRDDWGGFAAERRRIADVIAANDIEDLVMVSGDAHMVAVDDGTNTDYSTTGGAGFPLLHAAALDRPGSVKGGPYSEGAFPGAGQFGTLHVRDDGGATIGVELTGRRWDGEVLVSWATTVAAG is encoded by the coding sequence ATGAACCGCCGGCGGGTCAAGGAGGACTGGTGGGCCGACACCGACGTCGACCGGGCGCAGATCTTCGTGCCCGCGATCGTCGGCGTCGGCGTGCTGGTCTCCGGGTTCACCCTGCTCCGGGACGCCGTGCACGGGCGGCAGCGGCGCGGCCGGGACCGGCGGACGACGCTGGAGGCCCGCGCGACCGCCGCGTTCGTCGCGACCGGTGCGCCGCCGGACGCCGCACTGCTGGCCGGCCTGCGCCCGCGGGTGCACTACCTGCTGCTGGCGCTCAGCACCGGCTCACTGGCGGTCTACGGCGCCCGCGGCGCGACCAAGAACTACGCCCAGCCGGCGGCGCTCTTCGGCGGCGAGGTGGGCTGGCTGTACGCGGTGCTCCTGCTGGCCGCCGCGGCCGCGGCCGTCGTCGCCGGGGTCTCCGCTCTCCTCACCGTCACCTGGCCGGCGCCTCCGCGCGTGGTGCGGCCGCTGCTGGCCCGCACCCCGCTGGGCCAGCTGCCCCCGCCCGCCGGCGGGGAGCGGCGGCGGCTGGCCGTGCTGCTGCTGGGCTGGGCCGCGGTGCTGACCGGTGCCGCGGCCGCCCAGTTCACCTTCACCACCGCGGGGGCACCGCAGCTGCTCGGCGAGTTCGACGACGAGGTCACCGCCGCCAGCGGCACCGCGTTCCGCTGGGAGCTGCTGGGCCAGGTGCCGGTGGCCGTCGCGGTCTCGGCCGTGCTGGCCCTGCTCACCGTCCGCTGCGCCCCGTTCGCGCTCGGGCAGCTCGCCGTGGTGCTGGGCTCGCTGATGGCGACCGCCTGGTTCACCGACGTCGTCCAGCGTGCCCACCCACCGGACGGCCCGCTGGCCGGCCTCACCGACTCGCTGCCCAGCGGCCCGGTGCTGCAGACGACGCTGGCCGCCGGGTTCGTCCCGCTGGCGGTCTGGGTGCGGACCCGGCGGCGCCGGCCGGCCCTGACCACCCTGGCGCTCACCACGACCGTCCTGCTCGTCGTCACCGTGGGCACCGTGCGAGCCCGGGTGTCCTGGCCCTCCGACGTGGTCGCCGGGTCCCTGGCCGGGCTCGCGCTCGTGCTGACCACGTGGTGGGTGCTGGAACACCGCCGGCTGCACGAACGCTGCGCCGGGTGCCCGTGGGCACCGGCCGGACGCGCGGAACCCCTCGGCCTGCTCCCGCTGGACCCGCCGCTGCTCGCCGGGATCCGGCGGGCCAGCCGGCTCGGCGTGGTCGCCGTGCTGGTGGTCTTCGTCGGCCTCGCGCTGGTCGAGGGGCTGCCGGTGAGCCCGGAGGGCGAGGCCATGGGGCCCACCACCTCACGGACGGTCCAGCTGGCGCTGCTGGGCCTGGCCGCCCTCGCGTGGCTGGTCGCGTTGCGCTGGGAGGCGACCGGCGCCGCACTGGTGGCCGTGGCCGGCCTGGCGCTGGCCGTGTTCGCCGCGGTGGCCTACCAGCCGTGGGTCAGCGTGCTGGTCGCCGTGGCCTTCCTCGCCCCGGCGGTCGGGCTGTGGCTGCACTGGCAGCACCGCCGGACGCTGCGGTCGGTCACCGTGCTCGCCGTCGTCACCGCCACCCTGCTGGCCGGCACCTACACCGCGGGCGCCGCGGTGCACGACCGGCTCTACGGGCCCGCGTCCCCGCTGTCGGGGCAGGTGGCGCTACCGGTGGACCGGGTGAGCTGGGTCTGGACCGGCGGCGTCACCGACCGGTCGGCGCGGGCGGTCGCCCAGGTCGAGCCGGGCAGCGCGGTCCGGTGGCTGCTCACCGGCCCGGACGGCGAACGACACCGGTCGGCGACCGTGGCGACGGCGGACGACGGGGTGGCCCGGCTGTCCGTCGACGGGCTGGCACCGGCGACCCACTACTCCTTCGCCGTCGAGGTCGACGGCACCGCCGACCGGGAGCGCGGCGTCGGCGGCTTCTCCACGATGCCCGACGGGCCGGCCTCCTTCACCCTGGCGGTCGGCGGCTGTGCCCGCACCGGCTCGAGCAGCGCGGTGTTCGACGCGATCCGCGCCGTCGACCCGCTGCTCTACCTGCAGACCGGTGACCTGCACTACGGCAACGTCACCCGGTCCGACGTCGAGGTGTTCGGCGACCGGTACGCCGACGCCCTCACCGCCCCGGCCCAGGCAGCGCTGTACCGGCAGGTACCGGTCGCCTACACCTGGGGCGACCACGACTACGGCGGCAACGACTCCGACGCCACGTCGCCGGTGCGCGCCACCGCCCGCGCCGCCTACGGCATGTACGTCCCCTCCCATCCCCTCGCCGAGGGCCGCCCGGGCACCATCAACCAGGCCTTCGACGTGGGCCGGGTGCGGGTGCTGCTCACCGACACCCGCTCCGAGCGCACCGCGGACTCCATGCTGGGGGCCCGGCAGCTGGCCTGGCTGGAGGAGGAGCTCGTGCGCGCCTCCCGTGAGCGGGCACTGGTCGTGTGGGTCAACCCCGACCCCTGGGTCGCTCCGGACGAACCGGGCCGCGACGACTGGGGCGGCTTCGCCGCCGAACGGCGGCGGATCGCCGACGTCATCGCCGCGAACGACATCGAGGACCTCGTGATGGTCAGCGGCGACGCGCACATGGTCGCCGTCGACGACGGCACGAACACCGACTACAGCACCACCGGCGGCGCCGGCTTCCCGCTGCTGCACGCGGCGGCCCTGGACCGGCCGGGCTCGGTGAAGGGCGGCCCCTACAGCGAGGGCGCCTTCCCCGGCGCCGGGCAGTTCGGCACGCTCCACGTACGGGACGACGGCGGCGCCACGATCGGGGTCGAGCTGACCGGCCGCAGGTGGGACGGGGAGGTCCTGGTCTCCTGGGCGACGACGGTCGCCGCCGGCTGA
- a CDS encoding PEP/pyruvate-binding domain-containing protein, with product MSAPVVSADVVRLTPGAPCPREELGGKAASLDRMVQAGFPVPDTAVVTAAAYRSVAGQPELAGLLARLQAGDVVPAAEVDAAFDRVPVPAALADHLVSAAREVGGGGRIAVRSSATVEDMAGASFAGQYRSSLDVPPDRVVAAVRRTWASLWHPAPCAYRRAWGISSDDVAMPAVLMRMVPARSAGVVFTVDPGGTPGALRVEAVPELGEALVSGDRTPEVWLLPRGGDPRADVPPQVREAAALALRAEQAVGGTPQDVEWAWDGATTWLVQARPITTGPARTDDGSDTEPDGAELTTAGIGETLPGLLPPLVWDVSSFLVEEALRTGLSRLWELPGDRCGAHEFVRRVQGRAALDLDLLKAAARAVPGGSEAELERQYFGAALPGADEGVPARWWRTGRVQLRGAAARRAAIAEAAVVVPAVDAVLAAPPELSELADGAVLAYRQRLLDLGARAMTAEFAVASAAVAAYRELERTLAGHLGEEPAAAAVQRVTTGAGRARSRSATASAAVFAGPTWAERGVAALPAQPGRRDERDRARRDLEAELQSRPAWRRVRILTGQVVDVRVHVLRRLITDATDGLARREQVKAAVLALGGEVRRVHLELGSRLVRAGVLETATDVDLLSAAELPAALRGGPPPPAVLARRQRWLRQRAGDVPLPVRFTGSPSTSPAEPPSGDVLTGWAASPGRHTGRARVVREPVPDRLQPGEVLVAAATDAGWSPLFLRAGAIVVERGGPLSHAAIVARELGLPAVLNLAGATTVLDGRWVTVDGDTGVVTVHADGPGRQA from the coding sequence ATGAGCGCGCCGGTCGTCAGCGCCGACGTCGTCCGGCTGACGCCCGGTGCGCCGTGCCCGCGTGAGGAGCTGGGCGGCAAGGCGGCTTCGCTGGACCGGATGGTGCAGGCCGGTTTCCCGGTGCCCGACACCGCTGTGGTCACCGCCGCCGCCTACCGGTCGGTGGCCGGGCAGCCGGAGCTGGCCGGCCTGCTGGCCCGGCTGCAGGCCGGCGACGTCGTGCCGGCGGCCGAGGTGGACGCGGCGTTCGACCGGGTGCCGGTCCCCGCCGCGCTGGCCGACCACCTGGTGTCCGCCGCCCGCGAGGTGGGCGGCGGTGGCCGGATCGCGGTGCGCTCGTCGGCGACCGTGGAGGACATGGCCGGGGCGTCCTTCGCCGGGCAGTACCGGTCCAGCCTCGACGTGCCGCCGGACCGGGTCGTGGCCGCCGTCCGCCGCACCTGGGCCTCGCTCTGGCACCCCGCCCCCTGCGCCTACCGGCGCGCCTGGGGCATCAGCAGCGACGACGTGGCGATGCCGGCGGTGCTGATGCGGATGGTGCCCGCCCGGTCGGCCGGGGTGGTCTTCACCGTCGACCCCGGCGGCACCCCCGGCGCCCTCCGGGTGGAAGCAGTGCCCGAGCTGGGCGAGGCGCTCGTCTCCGGCGACCGCACCCCGGAGGTCTGGCTGCTGCCCCGCGGCGGCGACCCCCGGGCCGACGTCCCGCCGCAGGTACGGGAGGCCGCCGCCCTGGCGCTGCGGGCGGAACAGGCGGTCGGCGGCACGCCCCAGGACGTCGAGTGGGCGTGGGACGGTGCGACGACGTGGCTGGTGCAGGCCCGCCCCATCACCACCGGACCGGCTCGCACCGACGACGGCAGCGACACCGAGCCGGACGGCGCCGAGCTCACCACCGCCGGCATCGGCGAGACGCTGCCCGGGCTGCTGCCCCCGCTGGTGTGGGACGTCTCCTCCTTCCTGGTCGAGGAGGCGCTGCGCACCGGGCTGAGCAGGCTCTGGGAGCTGCCCGGCGACCGGTGCGGTGCGCACGAGTTCGTCCGGCGGGTGCAGGGCCGGGCCGCGCTCGACCTGGACCTGCTGAAGGCCGCGGCGAGGGCCGTGCCCGGTGGCTCGGAGGCAGAACTCGAACGCCAGTACTTCGGCGCCGCGCTGCCCGGGGCGGACGAGGGCGTCCCGGCCCGCTGGTGGCGCACCGGGCGGGTGCAGCTGCGGGGCGCCGCGGCCCGCCGCGCGGCCATCGCCGAGGCAGCGGTCGTGGTGCCGGCGGTCGACGCGGTCCTCGCGGCTCCCCCGGAGCTGTCCGAGCTCGCCGACGGTGCGGTCCTGGCCTACCGGCAGCGGCTGCTCGACCTCGGTGCCCGGGCGATGACCGCGGAGTTCGCCGTCGCCTCCGCAGCGGTCGCGGCCTACCGCGAGCTGGAGCGGACGCTCGCCGGCCACCTCGGGGAGGAGCCTGCGGCCGCAGCGGTCCAGCGGGTGACGACCGGAGCGGGGCGGGCACGGAGCCGGTCGGCCACCGCCAGCGCCGCCGTCTTCGCCGGGCCGACCTGGGCCGAGCGCGGGGTGGCCGCGCTGCCGGCCCAGCCCGGTCGGCGGGACGAGCGGGACCGGGCCCGGCGGGACCTGGAGGCGGAGCTGCAGTCCCGGCCCGCGTGGCGGCGGGTGCGCATCCTGACCGGCCAGGTCGTCGACGTCCGGGTGCACGTGCTGCGCCGGCTGATCACCGACGCCACCGACGGCCTGGCCCGCCGGGAGCAGGTCAAGGCGGCGGTCCTCGCCCTGGGCGGTGAGGTGCGCCGGGTCCATCTCGAGCTGGGGAGCCGCCTGGTCCGGGCCGGGGTGCTGGAGACCGCGACGGACGTCGACCTGCTCAGCGCCGCCGAACTGCCCGCCGCCCTGCGCGGCGGGCCTCCCCCACCGGCCGTCCTGGCCCGCCGGCAACGGTGGCTGCGCCAGCGCGCCGGGGACGTGCCGCTGCCGGTGCGCTTCACCGGCAGCCCGAGCACGAGCCCCGCGGAGCCGCCGTCCGGTGACGTCCTCACCGGGTGGGCGGCCAGCCCCGGCCGGCACACCGGCCGCGCCCGGGTGGTCCGCGAACCGGTGCCCGACCGCCTCCAACCCGGTGAGGTCCTGGTGGCCGCGGCGACCGACGCAGGCTGGTCGCCGCTGTTCCTGCGGGCCGGCGCCATCGTCGTCGAGCGCGGCGGCCCCCTCTCGCACGCCGCCATCGTCGCGCGGGAGCTGGGCCTGCCCGCCGTGCTGAACCTGGCCGGGGCGACCACCGTGCTCGACGGGCGCTGGGTGACCGTGGACGGGGACACCGGCGTGGTCACGGTGCACGCCGACGGACCGGGGCGGCAGGCATGA
- a CDS encoding SDR family NAD(P)-dependent oxidoreductase — MESGQQLDGRVALVTGGARGIGAAVAGVLVARGAQVVVADVLAAEGEQLVSTLGAAARYQHLDVADSAAWHSAVMAAESAFGPVTVLVNNAGVVEFASIERSSDEVFRRVLDIDLVGAFFGMRAVLPGMRRAGGGVVVNISSTAGLTGYAGIAAYVAAKWGLRGLTRAAALEFAPDGVRVCSVHPGPIRTPMTAGLGADTIAGQPIERFGEPDEVARMVAFVVAEATFSTGSEFVVDGGATAGLSAVVPPRR; from the coding sequence GTGGAGTCAGGACAGCAGCTGGACGGGCGGGTGGCGCTGGTCACCGGAGGTGCCCGGGGCATCGGTGCCGCGGTGGCCGGGGTGCTCGTCGCCCGCGGCGCGCAGGTGGTGGTCGCCGACGTGCTGGCCGCCGAGGGGGAGCAGCTGGTCTCGACCCTGGGGGCGGCGGCCCGGTACCAGCACCTGGACGTCGCCGACAGCGCGGCGTGGCACTCCGCCGTCATGGCCGCGGAGTCGGCGTTCGGCCCGGTCACCGTGCTGGTGAACAACGCCGGCGTCGTCGAGTTCGCCTCCATCGAGCGCTCGTCGGACGAGGTCTTCCGACGGGTGCTCGACATCGACCTGGTCGGTGCCTTCTTCGGCATGCGGGCCGTCCTGCCCGGCATGCGGCGGGCCGGCGGCGGGGTGGTCGTCAACATCTCCTCGACCGCCGGCCTCACCGGCTACGCGGGCATCGCCGCCTACGTCGCCGCGAAGTGGGGGCTGCGGGGGCTGACGAGGGCCGCGGCGCTGGAGTTCGCGCCGGACGGCGTCCGGGTCTGCTCCGTGCACCCGGGTCCCATCCGCACCCCGATGACCGCCGGGCTGGGAGCCGACACCATCGCGGGGCAGCCCATCGAGCGCTTCGGCGAACCGGACGAGGTCGCCCGCATGGTCGCCTTCGTGGTGGCCGAGGCCACCTTCTCCACCGGCAGCGAGTTCGTGGTCGACGGGGGTGCGACGGCCGGCCTGTCGGCGGTGGTCCCGCCGCGCCGCTAA
- a CDS encoding aminotransferase class V-fold PLP-dependent enzyme, translating into MTSSFGTGDLSLLHPLVGADLRVPVGGEPRRYVDLDAAATTSASAGVVRAVQEFLPWYSSVHRGAGAKSQVTSARYEQARETLTRFVGADPATHVALFPRNTTEALNLVAFRLGLTRDDVVVTTAVEHHANLLPWQRHAQLRVVDVDESGTYDAAAVVAALDERPTPRVLAVSGASNVTGWLPDLAAITAAARDRGVLVVVDGAQLVPHRPVDMTALGIDVLAWSGHKMFAPFGASGLVVDRRLLADGEPFLVGGGAVKAVSHEEVVWADTPDRDDAGTPNVIGVVALAAAAAELLAAGERNRRHEDLLVRALDDELATVPGLRRLGPTSGDRLPVAAFVLDGMPHGEVAERLAQEHGIGVRSGCFCAHPYLSRLFGLTPAEVQQFHDDARAGRADRLPGAVRVSCSPATPLADVATLGEALRALTSRAATRPAATAGQLR; encoded by the coding sequence ATGACGTCCTCGTTCGGCACCGGGGACCTGTCCCTGCTGCACCCGCTCGTCGGGGCCGACCTGCGCGTCCCCGTCGGCGGTGAGCCCCGCCGGTACGTCGACCTGGACGCCGCGGCGACCACGTCGGCGTCGGCGGGTGTGGTCCGGGCCGTGCAGGAGTTCCTGCCGTGGTACTCCAGCGTCCACCGGGGCGCCGGCGCGAAGTCGCAGGTCACCAGCGCCCGGTACGAGCAGGCCCGGGAGACCCTGACCCGGTTCGTGGGCGCCGACCCGGCCACGCACGTGGCCCTCTTCCCCCGGAACACCACCGAGGCCCTCAACCTGGTCGCCTTCCGGTTGGGCCTCACCCGGGACGACGTCGTGGTCACCACCGCCGTGGAGCACCACGCCAACCTGCTGCCCTGGCAGCGGCACGCGCAGCTGCGGGTCGTCGACGTCGACGAGTCCGGGACCTACGACGCCGCCGCCGTCGTCGCCGCCCTCGACGAGCGGCCCACGCCGCGCGTGCTGGCGGTCTCCGGGGCGTCCAACGTCACCGGCTGGCTGCCCGACCTCGCCGCGATCACCGCGGCGGCACGGGACCGCGGGGTGCTGGTGGTGGTCGACGGGGCGCAGTTGGTGCCGCACCGGCCGGTGGACATGACCGCGCTCGGCATCGACGTGCTGGCGTGGTCCGGGCACAAGATGTTCGCACCCTTCGGCGCCAGCGGCCTGGTCGTCGACCGACGGCTGCTCGCCGACGGCGAGCCGTTCCTCGTCGGGGGCGGGGCGGTGAAGGCGGTCTCGCACGAGGAGGTCGTCTGGGCCGACACCCCCGACCGGGACGACGCGGGCACGCCCAACGTCATCGGCGTCGTGGCGCTGGCCGCCGCCGCGGCGGAGCTGCTCGCGGCGGGGGAGCGGAACCGGCGGCACGAGGACCTGCTCGTCCGCGCGCTGGACGACGAGCTCGCCACCGTCCCCGGGTTGCGCCGCCTGGGGCCCACCTCCGGGGACCGCCTGCCCGTGGCCGCGTTCGTCCTCGACGGGATGCCGCACGGCGAGGTCGCGGAGCGGCTGGCGCAGGAGCACGGCATCGGCGTGCGCAGCGGGTGCTTCTGCGCCCACCCGTACCTGAGCCGGCTGTTCGGGCTCACCCCGGCCGAGGTGCAGCAGTTCCACGACGACGCCCGGGCAGGGCGGGCCGACCGGCTGCCCGGCGCCGTCCGCGTGAGCTGCAGCCCGGCCACGCCACTGGCCGACGTCGCCACGCTGGGGGAGGCCCTGCGTGCCCTCACGTCCCGGGCCGCGACCCGGCCTGCCGCGACGGCCGGTCAGCTGCGCTGA
- a CDS encoding MerR family transcriptional regulator, translating to MLSIGEFSRLTHLSVRTLRRYHDAGLLEPASVDDATGYRYYGAEQIPTAQVIHRLRQLDVPLPDVERILRSPDPGTRAALVAEHLQRLEAELDRTRAAVVSLRRLLHPEPARLDVELRAVAATTVAAVESEVGHDDVLTWYAGAMAELDAVVEERTGAPGGLYDNALFEDGRGHVLVYRPATDPPRSGRVHPVTLPAVELAVTVHAGEHDDIDVTYGELGRWVVANALAVAGPVRETYLVGPRDTPDPAAWRTEIGWPVFRMARR from the coding sequence GTGCTGTCGATCGGTGAGTTCTCGCGGCTGACCCACCTGAGTGTCCGGACCCTGCGCCGCTACCACGACGCCGGCCTGCTGGAGCCGGCCAGCGTGGACGACGCGACCGGCTACCGGTACTACGGTGCCGAGCAGATCCCGACCGCCCAGGTCATCCACCGGCTGCGCCAGCTCGACGTCCCGCTGCCGGACGTCGAGCGGATCCTGCGCTCCCCCGACCCGGGCACCCGGGCAGCGCTGGTCGCCGAGCACCTGCAGCGGCTAGAGGCCGAGCTGGACCGCACCCGCGCCGCGGTGGTGTCGCTGCGCCGGCTGCTGCACCCGGAGCCGGCCCGCCTGGACGTCGAGCTGCGGGCGGTGGCAGCGACCACCGTGGCCGCCGTCGAGAGCGAGGTGGGCCACGACGACGTCCTCACCTGGTACGCCGGCGCCATGGCCGAGCTGGACGCCGTGGTCGAGGAGCGCACCGGCGCCCCGGGCGGGCTGTACGACAACGCGCTGTTCGAGGACGGCCGCGGGCACGTGCTGGTGTACCGGCCGGCGACCGACCCCCCGCGCAGCGGCCGGGTGCACCCGGTGACGCTGCCGGCCGTCGAACTCGCCGTCACCGTGCACGCCGGGGAGCACGACGACATCGACGTCACCTACGGCGAGCTCGGCAGGTGGGTGGTGGCCAACGCGCTGGCGGTGGCCGGCCCGGTGCGCGAGACCTACCTGGTCGGACCGCGCGACACCCCTGACCCGGCCGCCTGGCGCACCGAGATCGGCTGGCCCGTCTTCCGGATGGCCAGGCGGTGA
- a CDS encoding class I SAM-dependent methyltransferase: MTVNDYDGFGAAYSAENDVNLLNAHYERPAMLDLLGDVGGRRVLDAGCGSGPLAAALRDRGAVVTGFDSSPVMVDLARERLGEDADVQVADLSAPLPFPDGGFDDVTASLVLHYLRDWTAPLAELRRVLRPGGRLVLSVNHPSLYKMLHPETDYFALAQWSDEYDFAGQHAVLTYWHRPLHAMTDAFSAAGFQLARISEPPWSPDTPAELLPPQFEGRTSFLSFVFFVLVAT, translated from the coding sequence GTGACGGTCAACGACTACGACGGCTTCGGCGCTGCGTACTCGGCGGAGAACGACGTCAACCTCCTCAACGCCCACTACGAACGACCCGCGATGCTGGACCTCCTCGGGGACGTGGGCGGCCGCCGGGTCCTGGATGCCGGCTGCGGCTCGGGCCCCCTCGCTGCGGCGCTGCGCGACCGGGGTGCGGTGGTGACCGGCTTCGACTCGAGCCCGGTCATGGTCGACCTGGCGAGGGAGCGGCTCGGCGAGGACGCCGACGTGCAGGTCGCCGACCTGTCCGCGCCGCTGCCCTTCCCCGACGGCGGGTTCGACGACGTGACGGCGTCCCTCGTCCTGCACTACCTGCGCGACTGGACGGCGCCGCTCGCCGAGCTGCGCCGGGTGCTGCGGCCCGGTGGCCGGCTGGTGCTGTCGGTCAACCACCCGAGCCTGTACAAGATGTTGCACCCCGAGACCGACTACTTCGCGCTCGCCCAGTGGTCCGACGAGTACGACTTCGCCGGTCAGCACGCTGTGCTGACCTACTGGCACCGGCCGCTGCACGCCATGACCGACGCCTTCTCCGCCGCCGGCTTCCAGCTCGCCCGGATCAGCGAGCCGCCGTGGTCGCCGGACACCCCGGCCGAGCTGCTGCCCCCGCAGTTCGAGGGCCGCACGTCGTTCCTGAGCTTCGTCTTCTTCGTGCTGGTCGCGACCTGA
- a CDS encoding helix-turn-helix transcriptional regulator yields MDNRSDIRDFLTSRRARITPEQAGLLPGGGRRRVPGLRREEVAVLAGVSTDWYTRLEKGHISGVSEDVLEAVARALRLDDAERTYLFDLARAARPARTPQRRSRAQLPPSVQWMLDSMTGSAAFVANRRLDIVASNTLGRALHAPLFDPRGAANFARFQFLDPRAHDFYPDWSGAANVTVALLRAEAGRRPNDTQLRELVGELSTVSAEFRTRWAAHDVRIHHEGAKQFRHPVVGTLDLTYRTFEVPTGDASDPRLTIYTAEPGSASEDALKLLASWAATATAPTAEAPATDRH; encoded by the coding sequence GTGGACAACCGCTCGGACATCCGCGACTTCCTGACCAGCCGCCGGGCCCGGATCACCCCGGAGCAGGCCGGGCTGCTGCCGGGCGGGGGCCGGCGGCGGGTGCCGGGCCTGCGGCGCGAGGAGGTCGCCGTCCTCGCAGGGGTCAGCACCGACTGGTACACCCGGCTGGAGAAGGGCCACATCTCCGGCGTCTCGGAGGACGTGCTGGAGGCAGTCGCCCGGGCGCTCCGGCTGGACGACGCCGAGCGGACGTACCTGTTCGACCTGGCCCGCGCCGCGCGGCCGGCCCGGACGCCGCAGCGCCGGAGCCGCGCGCAGCTCCCGCCGTCGGTGCAGTGGATGCTGGACTCGATGACCGGCTCGGCCGCCTTCGTCGCCAACCGCCGGCTGGACATCGTGGCCAGCAACACCCTGGGCCGGGCCCTGCACGCCCCGCTGTTCGACCCGCGGGGAGCGGCGAACTTCGCCCGGTTCCAGTTCCTCGACCCGCGGGCGCACGACTTCTACCCCGACTGGTCCGGGGCGGCCAACGTCACGGTCGCGCTGCTGCGCGCCGAGGCGGGCCGCCGGCCGAACGACACGCAGCTGCGCGAGCTGGTCGGTGAGCTGTCGACGGTCAGTGCCGAGTTCCGGACCCGGTGGGCCGCCCACGACGTGCGCATCCACCACGAGGGCGCGAAGCAGTTCCGCCACCCCGTCGTCGGCACCCTCGACCTCACCTACCGGACCTTCGAAGTCCCCACCGGTGACGCGTCGGACCCCCGCCTGACCATCTACACCGCCGAGCCGGGGTCGGCCTCCGAGGACGCCCTCAAGCTGCTGGCCAGCTGGGCGGCCACCGCCACGGCTCCGACGGCCGAGGCCCCCGCGACCGACCGGCACTGA
- a CDS encoding NAD(P)-dependent alcohol dehydrogenase: MRVNAYAAPAAGQPLAPTTIERRDVGPNDVLIAITHAGICHSDIHTVNGDWGPQPFPVVPGHEIVGTVAEVGPDVTTHRVGDRVGVGCMVNSCGHCANCRAGDEQYCLEGMVGTYAVTDRDGSSTQGGYSTHVVVDAGFVLRVPEGIDSASAAPLLCAGITTFSPLRRWGAGPGKKVAVVGLGGLGHMAVKLAHALGAEVTVLSQSLKKQEDGLRLGADAYFATSDPDTFSELAGRFDLIVNTVSAVIDVDAYLSLLAVDGALVNVGAPAEPLSLNAMSLIGGRRTYAGSMIGGVAETQEMLDFCAAHGIGAEVEVIPADQVNEAYERVLASDVRYRFVIDTATLA, translated from the coding sequence ATGCGCGTCAACGCCTACGCCGCCCCCGCCGCCGGACAGCCGCTCGCCCCCACCACCATCGAGCGCCGGGACGTCGGCCCGAACGACGTGCTGATCGCGATCACGCACGCCGGCATCTGCCACTCCGACATCCACACCGTCAACGGCGACTGGGGCCCGCAGCCCTTCCCCGTCGTCCCCGGCCACGAGATCGTCGGCACCGTCGCCGAGGTCGGGCCGGACGTCACCACGCACCGGGTCGGGGACCGGGTCGGGGTCGGCTGCATGGTCAACAGCTGCGGCCACTGCGCCAACTGCCGGGCCGGCGACGAGCAGTACTGCCTCGAGGGCATGGTCGGCACCTATGCCGTCACCGACCGGGACGGCAGCAGCACCCAGGGCGGCTACTCCACCCACGTGGTGGTCGACGCCGGCTTCGTCCTGCGGGTGCCCGAGGGCATCGACTCGGCGTCCGCGGCACCGCTGCTCTGCGCCGGCATCACCACCTTCTCCCCGCTGCGCCGCTGGGGCGCCGGCCCGGGGAAGAAGGTCGCCGTCGTGGGCCTGGGCGGGCTCGGGCACATGGCGGTCAAGCTCGCGCACGCCCTGGGTGCGGAGGTGACGGTGCTGTCGCAGTCGCTGAAGAAGCAGGAGGACGGCCTGCGGCTCGGTGCCGACGCCTACTTCGCCACCAGCGACCCGGACACCTTCAGCGAACTGGCGGGCCGCTTCGACCTGATCGTCAACACCGTCAGCGCCGTGATCGACGTCGACGCGTACCTGTCGCTGCTGGCCGTGGACGGCGCCCTGGTCAACGTGGGCGCCCCGGCCGAGCCGCTGAGCCTGAACGCCATGTCGCTGATCGGCGGGCGGCGCACCTACGCCGGCTCGATGATCGGCGGCGTCGCCGAGACCCAGGAGATGCTCGACTTCTGCGCCGCGCACGGCATCGGCGCCGAGGTGGAGGTCATCCCGGCCGACCAGGTCAACGAGGCCTACGAGCGGGTGCTGGCCTCCGACGTCCGCTACCGGTTCGTCATCGACACCGCGACCCTGGCCTGA